A part of Papilio machaon chromosome 11, ilPapMach1.1, whole genome shotgun sequence genomic DNA contains:
- the LOC106719644 gene encoding protein DPCD isoform X1, whose protein sequence is MKRRTCLIECLETVKDPFFTGIEKRIKENVYITENINMIYKNTAWYKSLLNAEKSCIKDNKIKKIHYKFEDGREMVEEYNIDTQVLLRRSWKLKGKLGGEGKWQAEIGDPIPEVSANVEVADLTECKDQPILTRRNTRVNLEWRIRNLPYPIETYSIKVDNDNKCIIVSTTNKKYYKKLEVPELQRLNLQLQQANVQSSHNFNTLIISYKKPQPLLDMEKEWFEQLKTVKPIKDIPNECNTQ, encoded by the exons ATGAAAAGGAGAACATGTTTAATCGAATGTTTGGAAACTGTCAAGGATCCATTTTTCACAGGTattgaaaaaagaattaaagagAACGTTTATATTACCGAAAACATcaatatgatttataaaaacacagCTTGGTACAAATCGTTACTGAATGCCGAAAAATCatgtataaaagataataaaataaagaagataCATTACAAGTTTGAAGATGGTCGTGAAATGGTTGAAGAATACAATATAGACACGCAAGTTTTATTGCGTAGATCTTGGAAACTAAAAGGAAAATTAGGAGGTGAAGGTAAATGGCAAGCAGAGATTGGTGATCCTATTCCTGAAGTCAGTGCTAATGTTGAAGTGGCAGATTTAACTGAATGTAAAGACCAG cCTATACTCACACGACGGAATACAAGGGTAAATTTAGAATGGAGAATTAGAAATTTGCCATACCCCATAGAAACTTATTCAATTAAAgttgataatgataataaatgcATTATTGTAAGCAccacaaataaaaagtattacaaAAAACTAGAAGTTCCTGAACTTCAGAGATTGAATTTACAGCTGCAACAGGCTAATGTCCAATCttctcataattttaataccttGATTATTTCT tatAAGAAACCTCAACCACTACTTGATATGGAAAAAGAATGGTTTGAACAACTGAAAACAGTCAAACCTATTAAAGACATTCCAAATGAATGCAATACTCAGTAA
- the LOC106719644 gene encoding protein DPCD isoform X2 translates to MIYKNTAWYKSLLNAEKSCIKDNKIKKIHYKFEDGREMVEEYNIDTQVLLRRSWKLKGKLGGEGKWQAEIGDPIPEVSANVEVADLTECKDQPILTRRNTRVNLEWRIRNLPYPIETYSIKVDNDNKCIIVSTTNKKYYKKLEVPELQRLNLQLQQANVQSSHNFNTLIISYKKPQPLLDMEKEWFEQLKTVKPIKDIPNECNTQ, encoded by the exons atgatttataaaaacacagCTTGGTACAAATCGTTACTGAATGCCGAAAAATCatgtataaaagataataaaataaagaagataCATTACAAGTTTGAAGATGGTCGTGAAATGGTTGAAGAATACAATATAGACACGCAAGTTTTATTGCGTAGATCTTGGAAACTAAAAGGAAAATTAGGAGGTGAAGGTAAATGGCAAGCAGAGATTGGTGATCCTATTCCTGAAGTCAGTGCTAATGTTGAAGTGGCAGATTTAACTGAATGTAAAGACCAG cCTATACTCACACGACGGAATACAAGGGTAAATTTAGAATGGAGAATTAGAAATTTGCCATACCCCATAGAAACTTATTCAATTAAAgttgataatgataataaatgcATTATTGTAAGCAccacaaataaaaagtattacaaAAAACTAGAAGTTCCTGAACTTCAGAGATTGAATTTACAGCTGCAACAGGCTAATGTCCAATCttctcataattttaataccttGATTATTTCT tatAAGAAACCTCAACCACTACTTGATATGGAAAAAGAATGGTTTGAACAACTGAAAACAGTCAAACCTATTAAAGACATTCCAAATGAATGCAATACTCAGTAA
- the LOC106719645 gene encoding nucleolar protein 16: protein MKVKKQHRKKKYLHKLNRKRLNRKQRNTGTVPSEIIKEAWDHKKSTYKNLTDMGLANDPNKIIKIPNFKQEKIKQAKVIVNKGEIENIDEETITTVPIKKEVAEKLEKVAKAPRERRFMLPKGQVEFLTYLLDKYGHDYKAMEKDRKNYYQETWKQLRAKIKTFMGIPKQYGEYLQARGLLDKEPDEEELKKQAKALVED from the exons ATGAAGGTTAAAAAACAACATCGTAAGAAGAAATATCTACACAAACTTAATCGCAAAAGATTGAATAGAAAACAACGTAATACGGGCACCGTGCCCAG tgaaataataaaagaggCATGGGATCATAAGAAATCAACTTATAAAAACCTTACAGATATGGGTCTAGCAAATGacccaaataaaattataaagataccaaattttaaacaagaaaaaataaaacaagccaAGGTTATTGTTAACAAAGGTGAAATAGAAAACATAGATGAGGAAACAATCACTACAGtaccaataaaaaaagaagttgCTGAAAAATTAGAGAAAGTAGCTAAAGCACCAAGAGAAAGACGATTTAT GCTACCAAAGGGTCAAGTGGAATTTCTAACTTACCTATTGGATAAATATGGACATGATTATAAAGCAATGGAAAAGGATAGGAAAAACTATTACCAGGAAACATGGAAACAGCTGCGAGCTAAGATTAAAACATTCATGGGTATACCCAAACAGTATGGTGAATATCTTCAAGCTAGAGGATTACTTGATAAAGAACCTGATGAAGAGGAATTGAAGAAACAAGCAAAAGCTTTAGTTGAGGATTAG
- the LOC106719651 gene encoding testis-expressed protein 10, producing the protein MHKTGATRYQKFLKSEKAKTKLKGKKDLPKGTNVTKTNFKVKKIIIQEQLKKHGQTEALSSKKLNAKELLSRLSHFNTNARMEALSGLKELITLHSDFLEVNLGQFIHGVTPLILNIEKNVRRESIKVVHLVLTHVSTDKIDPFFDVLSTYLRSAMTHIDSRIQEDSLLFLDVLLLCTPQLIAHDFHKIIPNFLDMISKLKDANQGRTLTVNLNSQITTVKWRVKVFQRLQQFLHKFAECNDVYKSEQLSDKTRVFDITNKNNFPLFNPIYTSICTVSCFSSKNSQNTLISDEVGKFQSYVETLMPLMFEIWLEARPNVKGDKNIETVINEDAAILLKHILDVISMIWKLVEYFNKKYPNSLLQNNFIQKYKSLFSQHFVAAFPYVTNVRSRLPKTDLPFESTIIDPKLITENLEICYLYITINPNLNIKNNQKDVIAVFNYIENNFSSNSQDTMLEVAIRIMHKIISEEISINWTKSLNIVESLFKKIIWTYCSDSSSTYLKQQMFALLCKTYLNNNLVNFHSCSAFVYWLQILPDVLLDSTISSDTIDILHRLAVSNNKSFNSVVKPKLTDIIKNLPKITVSDTTQKSAYYKLFSILYWINSWDIKSFELLENQIMNNEYNSDYGKYILDTLKCRGGTS; encoded by the exons ATGCATAAGACGGGTGCAACAAGGTATCAAAAGTTTCTCAAGTCAGAAAAAGCCAAGAccaaattaaaaggaaaaaaagatTTACCAAAGGGCACCAATGTTactaaaacaaactttaaagtaaaaaaaattataatccaGGAACAACTTAAGAAACATGGTCAAACAGAAGCCTTGTCCTCAAAGAAGCTAAATGCTAAAGAATTGTTATCACGACTAAGTCACTTTAACACAAATGCCCGTATGGAAGCCTTAAGTGGATTAAAAGAACTGATAACTCTGCACAGTGACTTTTTGGAAGTAAACTTAGGTCAATTTATTCATGGTGTGACACCTTTgattttaaacattgaaaaaaat GTACGACGCGAGTCAATAAAGGTAGTTCACTTGGTGTTAACACATGTAAGCACAGACAAAATAGACCCTTTCTTTGATGTTTTATCAACATACCTCAGAAGTGCGATGACACATATTGATAGCAGAATTCAAGAAGACTCTCTTTTATTCCTTGatgtattattattgtgtACCCCGCAACTAATAGCCCATGATTTTCATAAGATTATACCAAATTTCTTAGATATGATATCAAAGTTGAAGGATGCAAATCAAGGGAGGACATTGACTGTTAATTTAAACAGCCAAATCACTACTGTAAAGTGGCGTGTGAAAGTATTTCAACGTCTGCAACAATTCTTGCATAAATTTGCTGAGTGCAATGATGTTTACAAGTCAGAACAGTTATCTGACAAGACTCGGGTATTtgacataacaaataaaaataattttccattaTTCAATCCAATTTATACATCCATATGCACAGTGTCATGCTTTTCATCTAAAAACTCTCAAAACACCCTTATATCAGATGAAGTGGGAAAGTTTCAATCCTATGTAGAAACTTTAATGCCCTTAATGTTTGAAATTTGGCTTGAAGCACGCCCTAATGTAAAgggagataaaaatattgaaactgTCATAAATGAAGATGCTGCAATATTATTGAAACACATTCTTGATGTCATTTCTATGATATGGAAACTTGTGGAatacttcaataaaaaatatcctaattccttgttacaaaataactttatacaaaaatataagtcTCTGTTTAGCCAGCATTTTGTTGCTGCCTTTCCTTACGTAACTAATGTAAGGTCACGGTTACCAAAAACAGATTTACCATTTGAAAGCACAATTATAGACCCTAAGCTAATAACTGAAAATTTggaaatttgttatttgtatattactaTCAATCCAaacctaaatataaaaaacaaccaaaaaGATGTAATTGCTGTCttcaattatattgaaaacaatttttccaGTAACTCTCAAGACACCATGTTAGAGGTTGCAATTAGAATTAtgcacaaaataatttcagaagAGATAAGCATTAATTGgacaaaatcattaaatatagtagaatcattatttaaaaaaataatctggaCTTACTGCAGCGATAGTTCTTCTACATATCTGAAGCAGCAAATGTTTGCATTGCTATGTaagacttatttaaataataatttagttaattttcatTCTTGTTCAGCTTTTGTATATTGGCTCCAAATTTTACCAGATGTATTGTTAGATAGCACAATCAGTTCAGATACAATTGATATTCTTCATAGGCTTGCTGTGAGtaacaataaaagttttaacagTGTAGTTAAACCTAAACTAacagatattataaaaaacttacctAAAATAACAGTAAGTGATACAACACAAAAAAGTGCTTACTATAAACTGTTTTCTATATTGTACTGGATAAATTCTTGGGATATAAAGTCTTTTGAATTGTTAGAAAACCAGATTATGAACAATGAATACAATAGTGATTATGGAAAATATATTCTAGACACTTTAAAATGTAGAGGTGGCACATCATAG